ATCAGATAGGGGAATGTTGGCGCATTTCCCTATTTTGTTTTTTCTCAATTTTGTTTATTCCATAGGCGTATATATTTAATATTTAAAGGTTATTTTACTGAATGGTTATTGTGTGATCTTGTATGTTATAGTCAAATGGCATGCTTTCTTTCATAATATCTAAAATAGCTTCAGGTCCGTTATCTATGCTAAAACGTCCCGTTATTTTACGATCTTTAAGATGCTGGTTCTCAATTTGTATTTTTATTCGAAAGACGCGTTCTAATTCGGAAAATACATTCTCAATGGCTGTTTGCTGAAATATTAAGCGTCCGTCTTTCCATGCGGTGTATAAAGTAACATCCACTTCATGAAGGGAGACATGATTACTTTTTTTGTTCAGTAATAGTTGCTGGCCTGGAGACAGTATTGATCCGTTGTTATCAATTCCTTTGTCGATATGAACAGAGCCCTCGATTAATGTAGTAACTATGTTTATTTCATCTGGATAAGACCTAATATTAAAACTGGTACCCAGTACGCTTACATTTGAATGGCCGGTACTTACAATAAAAGGTTTTTCTGTATTTTTTACTACTTCAAAGTAGGCTTCTCCGTTTAATTCCACTTTTCTTTCTTCATTGCCATATCTATCGATATAGGTCAAATTACTGGAAGAATTGAGCCATACCAATGTTCCGTCAGGTAAAGTATATTGTTTTCTTCCTGCTTCAACTAATAACATATGAGTTTCCTCTTTTGTCCGGTAACCGGAAAACCAGTATGTACCAATCAATAGTATAACAATGGATGCAGCTGCAACATACTTCCAGGGACGTAATTTCTTGATTTT
The Bacteroidales bacterium DNA segment above includes these coding regions:
- a CDS encoding FecR domain-containing protein gives rise to the protein MKKEQNSDHLNNDIIKKVSYTTNHPSEKYPAENSFNLLWKKIQKDQQKTKIKKLRPWKYVAAASIVILLIGTYWFSGYRTKEETHMLLVEAGRKQYTLPDGTLVWLNSSSNLTYIDRYGNEERKVELNGEAYFEVVKNTEKPFIVSTGHSNVSVLGTSFNIRSYPDEINIVTTLIEGSVHIDKGIDNNGSILSPGQQLLLNKKSNHVSLHEVDVTLYTAWKDGRLIFQQTAIENVFSELERVFRIKIQIENQHLKDRKITGRFSIDNGPEAILDIMKESMPFDYNIQDHTITIQ